From the genome of Pseudoxanthomonas sp.:
TGTTGATCCTGGTCAACCAGATCGTCACCGGCATCTTCCTGACGATGAACTACAAGACCAGCGCGGCCGAGGCCTTTGCTTCGGTCGAGTACATCATGCGCGACGTCGAGTGGGGCTGGCTGATCCGCTACATGCACAGCACCGGTGCCTCGCTGTTCTTCATCGTGGTCTACCTGCACATGTTCCGCGGCCTGATGTACGGCAGCTACCAGAAGCCACGCGAGCTGGTGTGGATCCTGGGCATGCTGATCTACCTGGTGCTGATGGCCGAAGCCTTCATGGGCTACGTGCTGCCCTGGGGCCAGATGTCGTTCTGGGGCGCCAAGGTGATCATCTCGCTGTTCGGCGCGATCCCGGTGATCGGGCAGGGGCTGACCGAATGGATCATGGGCGACTACCTGCCCTCTGACGCCACGCTCAACCGCTTCTTCGCCCTGCATGTGATCGCATTGCCGCTGGTGCTGCTGTTGCTGGTGGTGCTGCACCTGGGTGCGCTGCATGAAGTCGGTTCCAACAACCCCGAGGGCGTGGACACCAAGCATGGCCCGAAGGGCAATCGCTGGAGCAAGACCGCGCCGATCGACACCATCCCGTTCCATCCGTACTACACGGTCAAGGACCTGGTGGGCGTGGGCTTCCTGCTGATGATCGGTGCCTTCATCATCTTCTTCGCACCGGCCTTCGGTGGCCTGTTCCTGGAACACGACAACTTCACCGAGGCCAATCGCCTGGTGACGCCGGAACACATCAAGCCGGTCTGGTACTACACGCCGTACTACGCGATGTTGCGGGTGGTGCCGAACAAGCTGGGCGGCGTGCTGGTGATGTTTTCGGCCATCGCGGTGCTGTTCACCGTGCCCTGGCTGGATCGCGGCAAGGTGCGTTCGATCAAGTTCCGCGGGCTGGGCTACAAGATCGCGCTGGGCATCTTCGCCTTCAGCTTCATCTACCTGGGCAAGATCGGTTCCGGTCCCGGCACCGACCTGATGGAAACCTATATCGGCCGCGTGCTGACCGTGTGCTACTTCGGGTTCTTCATCTTCCTGTGGGTCTATACGTTCTTCGGACTTGAACGCACCAAGCCGGTGCCCGAGCGGGTGAGCACGCATGACTAAGCGCCCGTTTTCCCGATTGGCGGCCTTCGCCGCCGGCCTGCTGCTGAGTGTGTCGGTCTACGCGGCCGAAGGTGGTGCGACCCTGCAGGCCGGCAACGACCTGTCGGACAAGGCCTCGCTGCAGCGTGGCGCCAAGCTGTTCATGGGCTATTGCTCGGGTTGCCACTCGCTCAAGTACCTGCGCTATTCGCGCATGGCCGAAGACCTGGGCTTGAGCGAAGACGACGTCATGGCCAATCTGAATTTCACCGGCGCGGCCGTCGGTGAGCAGATCCAGGTGGCGATGCCGCATGACCCGGCGACCAAATGGTTCGGCAAGATGCCGCCCGACCTGAGCCTGATCGCGCGGGTGCGTGGCCCGGACTGGGTCTACACGTACCTGAAGTCGTTCTACCTGGACGAGTCGCGTCCGCTGGGCTGGAACAACAAGCTGTTCCCCAACGCCTCCATGCCCAATCCGCTGTGGGAACTGCAGGGCCTGCAGCACGCCGAATACGGCCCGCCGGACCCGGCCACCAAGGACAGGCCGGTCGAGGCGTTGAAGCTGGCGACGCCTGGCACCGAGAGCCCTGCCGAATTCGACCGCTCGGTGCGCGACATCACCAATTTCCTCGAATACGCCGGCGAGCCTGCCGCCCTGAAGCGCCAGAGCATGGGCGTGTGGGTGGTGCTGTTCCTGGCCGCGCTGACCTTCCTGGCCTTCCTGTTGAAGAAGGAATTCTGGAAGGACGTGCACTGAAGCAATATGACCGTCGGCAGGGGTGCGCAAATCGGCGGCCAACTGCTATGTTCATTTCGCCGCCGTGGTCTGGTGCATCCAGCCGCGGCGACCAGGCAAGAGGCCTGTGTTGGTTGGCGCAGCCGGAGGATCCCGGTTGCTGGATCAGTCCTGAAAGGTGACGAGTGCCCGCATGCGAAACACCCTGACGCTGTTCTCTTCCGTTGACGATGTGTTGTGCCACCGCGTGCGGTTGGTGCTCGCTGCCAAAGGCGTCAGTTTTGACCTGGTGCCTGTGGATCCACAGAATCCCCCGGAAGACCTGATCG
Proteins encoded in this window:
- a CDS encoding cytochrome bc complex cytochrome b subunit, with product MANLITRTASGAWDWLNERAPGLMPVYRKHMSEYYAPKNFNFWYYMGSLALLILVNQIVTGIFLTMNYKTSAAEAFASVEYIMRDVEWGWLIRYMHSTGASLFFIVVYLHMFRGLMYGSYQKPRELVWILGMLIYLVLMAEAFMGYVLPWGQMSFWGAKVIISLFGAIPVIGQGLTEWIMGDYLPSDATLNRFFALHVIALPLVLLLLVVLHLGALHEVGSNNPEGVDTKHGPKGNRWSKTAPIDTIPFHPYYTVKDLVGVGFLLMIGAFIIFFAPAFGGLFLEHDNFTEANRLVTPEHIKPVWYYTPYYAMLRVVPNKLGGVLVMFSAIAVLFTVPWLDRGKVRSIKFRGLGYKIALGIFAFSFIYLGKIGSGPGTDLMETYIGRVLTVCYFGFFIFLWVYTFFGLERTKPVPERVSTHD
- a CDS encoding cytochrome c1, which codes for MTKRPFSRLAAFAAGLLLSVSVYAAEGGATLQAGNDLSDKASLQRGAKLFMGYCSGCHSLKYLRYSRMAEDLGLSEDDVMANLNFTGAAVGEQIQVAMPHDPATKWFGKMPPDLSLIARVRGPDWVYTYLKSFYLDESRPLGWNNKLFPNASMPNPLWELQGLQHAEYGPPDPATKDRPVEALKLATPGTESPAEFDRSVRDITNFLEYAGEPAALKRQSMGVWVVLFLAALTFLAFLLKKEFWKDVH